From Acipenser ruthenus chromosome 23, fAciRut3.2 maternal haplotype, whole genome shotgun sequence, the proteins below share one genomic window:
- the LOC117973782 gene encoding serine/threonine-protein kinase 10-like, whose product MAFAKFSKILRLSTFEKRKTKQYEHVQRDLNPNDIWEIIGELGDGAFGKVYKAKNKETGVLAAAKVIETKSEEELEDYMVEIDILASCDHQYIVKLLDAFYFENQLWIMIEFCPGGAVDATMLELDRGLTEPQIKVICRQMLEALVYLHSMKIIHRDLKAGNILLTQDGDIKLADFGVSAKNTKTLQRRDSFIGTPYWMAPEVVMCETMKDTPYDYKADIWSLGITLIEMAQIEPPHHELNPMRVLLKIAKSDPPSLDVPSKWTPEFKDFLKKSLDKNPETRPSAMQLLEHPFVCKVNSNKPVRELVAEAKAEVMEEIEDNREEGEDDDAAEVTAPPGTDAKDPSETSQNSFEGEQPTEPTQTKEVDCIKTPNPPLPKDQSDKLSDKISDEGICSSDTDKTESEKSLKISCSDSGTEDGKSTPTLEEEEKPKSGTEAEPPAPAEPSKTTQEPLPEIDYNTVSPSAPAVPVIQLATVIKPDVEMNESAGKDQTHQKSLEAEPMDSSTPVANDKSKRYSDYGSVSASDSMDLILNLSGDLSLNKETGSISMRDSKFCSKTLKRTRKFVVDGVEVSVTTSKIIGDDEKKDEEMRFLRRQELRDLRLLQKEEHRAQTQLNTKLIHQREQMFRRFDQEMNAKKKFYDTELENLERQQKQMVEKMEQDHVTRLRDECKKIRAEQERESSKFQEKLKQKKKEIKSEVEKMPRQQRKETMKQKMNDFAQSKQTQEQDFLAAQKDYLDSTLKRIIAENKREISELERECLNKKQQMMREREATIWEQEEHNLQEKHQLMKQQLKDQYFLQRHQLLKKHDKEQEQMQHYNQRMIEQLKGRQQQEKGRLPKIQRSEGKTRMMMYKKSLRITSTGSPAEDREKIKQFAQQEEKRQKAERLHQQQKHENVMRDMMGQCDSNLWELQQLQNEKCHLLIEHETQKLKALDEEHNQQLKDWRDQLRPRKKALEDELNLKKKEQEEFFKMSEDSEYQSPSSPNKVAKFFPFNNSTDVSTT is encoded by the exons GCTAAAAACAAGGAGACTGGTGTGCTGGCTGCTGCAAAAGTGATAGAGACGAAGAGTGAAGAAGAACTGGAGGACTACATGGTGGAAATAGACATCCTTGCATCCTGTGACCACCAATACATCGTCAAACTACTGGATGCCTTTTACTTTGAAAACCAGCTGTGG ATCATGATTGAATTCTGCCCTGGAGGAGCAGTGGATGCCACAATGCTGG AGCTCGACAGGGGGCTGACTGAACCCCAGATTAAGGTTATTTGTCGTCAGATGTTAGAAGCTTTGGTCTACCTCCACAGCATGAAAATCATTCACCGTGACTTAAAGGCTGGAAACATACTTCTGACACAGGATGGAGACATTAAACTTG CGGATTTCGGGGTGTCTGCAAAGAACACCAAAACTCTGCAGAGAAGAGACTCTTTCATTGGAACCCCTTACTG GATGGCTCCAGAGGTAGTGATGTGCGAGACCATGAAGGACACCCCATATGATTACAAGGCTGATATCTGGTCTCTGGGAATCACGCTGATAGAGATGGCACAGATTGAGCCCCCGCATCACGAGCTGAACCCAATGAGGGTCCTGCTGAAGATCGCTAAATCAGATCCACCCTCTCTTGACGTGCCCTCAAAGTG GACACCAGAGTTTAAGGATTTCCTTAAGAAGTCATTGGATAAGAACCCCGAGACCCGGCCAAGTGCAATGCAGCTACTGGAG CACCCCTTTGTTTGCAAAGTCAACTCAAACAAGCCGGTGAGGGAGCTGGTTGCCGAGGCAAAGGCTGAAGTGATGGAGGAAATAGAGGACAACAGGGAGGAAGGAGAAGACGATGATGCAGCAGAAGTGACAGCT CCACCAGGTACAGATGCTAAAGATCCTTCTGAAACAAGCCAGAACAGTTTTGAAGGCGAGCAGCCAACGGAGCCCACGCAGACTAAAGAAGTCGACTGTATCAAGACCCCCAACCCACCTCTACCCAAGGACCAGTCGGATAAACTCAGCGACAAGATTTCCGATGAAGGAATTTGCAGCAGCGACACGGACAAAACTGAGAGCGAAAAGTCTCTAAAGATAAGCTGCTCTGATTCCGGAACTGAAGATGGCAAAAGTACCCCGACTCTGGAGGAGGAAGAGAAACCCAAATCAGGGACAGAGGCTGAGCCCCCAGCGCCTGCAGAACCGTCAAAGACTACCCAGGAGCCCCTGCCTGAGATCGACTACAACACTGTGAGCCCGTCGGCACCCGCAGTACCTGTGATACAGCTCGCAACTGTCATCAAACCCGATGTAGAAATGAACGAAAGTGCGGGAAAAGATCAAACACACCAGAAATCGCTGGAGGCAGAACCCATGGACTCTTCAACACCAGTGGCCAATGACAAATCGAAACGATATTCCGACTATGGCAGCGTGTCCGCCTCCGACAGCATGGATCTGATCCTTAACCTGTCCGGAGATCTTTCTCTGAACAAGGAGACTGGATCAATATCGATGCGG GACTCAAAGTTTTGCAGCAAGACCCTGAAACGGACCAGGAAGTTTGTTGTGGATGGGGTGGAGGTCAGTGTAACCACCTCCAAGATCATTGGAGACGATGAAAAGAAAGATGAGGAGATGAGATTCCTGAG GCGGCAGGAGTTACGGGATCTGCGTCTGTTACAGAAGGAGGAGCACCGGGCCCAGACTCAGCTCAACACCAAGCTGATACACCAGAGGGAGCAGATGTTCCGCCGCTTCGACCAGGAAATGAAT GCAAAGAAGAAGTTCTATGACACAGAGCTGGAGAATCTGGAAAGGCAGCAGAAGCAGATGGTTGAGAAGATGGAGCAGGATCACGTGACCCGCCTGCGCGACGAGTGCAAGAAGATCCGGGCAGAACAAGAACGCGAGTCTAGCAAGTTTCAGGAGAAGCTCAAGCAGAAGAAGAAAGAG ATTAAAAGTGAAGTTGAGAAAATGCCCAGACAGCAACGAAAGGAAACCATGAAACAGAAGATGAATGACTTTGCACAGTCAAAGCAGACACAG GAACAGGACTTTTTGGCTGCCCAGAAGGACTATTTGGATAGTACCCTGAAGAGGATCATTGCCGAAAATAAACGAGAGATCTCAGAATTAGAGCGCGAGTGTCTCAACAAAAAGCAGCAGATGATGAGAG AGCGGGAAGCAACGATCTGGGAGCAAGAAGAACACAACTTGCAGGAGAAGCACCAGCTAATGAAACAGCAACTCAAAGACCAGTACTTCCTGCAGAGACACCAGCTTCTCAAGAAGCATGACAAG GAGCAGGAACAGATGCAGCACTATAACCAGAGGATGATTGAGCAGCTGAAGGGTCGACAGCAGCAGGAGAAAGGAAGGCTGCCGAAGATCCAGAGGAGTGAAGGGAAGACCAGAATGATGATGTATAAGAAGAGTTTGAGGATTACCTCGACAGGGAGTCCAGCAGAGGACAGAGAGAAGATCAAACAG TTTGCACAGCAGGAGGAGAAGAGGCAGAAGGCAGAGAGGCTACACCAGCAGCAGAAGCATGAGAATGTGATGAGAGACATGATGGGCCAGTGTGACAGCAACCTCTGGGAGCTCCAGCAGCTACAG AATGAGAAATGCCATCTTCTTATTGAACATGAGACCCAGAAACTGAAAGCACTGGATGAGGAACACAATCAGCAGCTAAAGGACTGGCGAGACCAGCTCAGACCCAGGAAGAAG GCCCTGGAAGACGAGCTGAACCTGAAGAAGAAAGAACAGGAGGAGTTCTTTAAGATGAGTGAAGATTCTGAATACCAGAGCCCAAGCTCTCCTAACAAAGTCGCCAAATTCTTCCCTTTTAATAACTCCACTGATGTCTCCACCACCTAG